The region TCTGGTTGTATTGCTTACCACTAGGTTATATTGCATTCAGTGGGTAATAGTAAGTCATTTGGAGGAATGTGTTTCAATGAATCTTATTTGCAGTATTAGCTTCACTTTCCTTCTGTCACATTAAAGTCACATCTGATTCCAAAATGATGAAGTGCCTGTTATCTGAAACGGCTGCATTTTTGTAACAGTTGCTCTTTATGAATTCTGCAAGTCAAGAATGTATAATAAACTGAACAAAACCTTTATTCCTTTTAGATAATTTTAACATGATAATGAAGCTTTCTGAAGAGGTCCCTATATGTCAATTCAAGACAGTTTTGCTAGAAATACACAACACAACCAAAAAATACACCCTATAATATCTTTACTATGTAGTTAAAACAATAACTTTATAGTACTTACGAAATTAcataactgaaataataataatatgatgctatcttgtcattcaatatgttttcttttaacaaacagtCATTTTTGCCAAAGGGTAAAGCTCTTCCCTCATGCCAGATGGGTTATTGGTAGAAGGATAGAACgcaaaaataatgaaaagagtGATACACAAAGGAAATATTTACCGGTCATGTGCATGTGTCATAGTAAATGAATTTagcaaaatatttccataaaatgtcTCTGCCTATAGGTCtttttataggtctcaaatgtgcagtttcgaaagaaacacatattatagcAAACCTGATATCTGGTTCTatgctaggttaaagaaagcttgcTTTTTGACTGTCTTGTGCTTTCTGGTTCATTTCACCTAGATAGTGAAATtgcccacccacccacccacccaccctaCCCCTTcattggcttctttcctgtctataaccaatcagatgcttcctctattgactggcatgctttcagccagtagcatGCTTTGACTGTGAAAACACTGATGTGGGGAAATGACCCAAGAATAAGGTATTGAAACTGAAAGCTTCCTCTAAGATGAAGTAATAgcagatattatgttttaaaagttaaatacatGAGTGCTAcaacatgcatttcttttaaaaatgcacattttaatgaaaGTTCAAAATGGCTAAGATttaaggaattattattattattattattattattattattattattattattattattattattattattattattatattagataGAATTACTTTAGTCTAAAAAGGCTGACCATGAAAAATACTCTGAAAGGTCAAGACAATACATAGTCAGTGTTATGTTACTCACATTCCATTATCATGAATGTCATATTGGATATAATAGGTTGACAAGAGAAAAATGACACTCATAAGAACTTAAGTTATTATTAGCCATAAGGTGCTGCAAAACTGCATTATAAACTACGGTTGCCATAAATTACTGAAAATAACTGGCAGCTAGAAAATTGTCCCATATTATCTGTcatagaaaacaacaacaacaaaaaaaaaaaacagtgcccaTGTTCTCTCGCTTTTAGTAGATtctttacaagaccaggaagcagtttaaaaaaatgtcctcACAGCCATAGTAGCTGTTGAGATTTTAACTTTCAGTAATGAATTCATTGAACCATTGCTCTTGCTGCAAAGACCATGGCCTTTTAACAAGCAGGTCCGAATGAATATGCTTCATGCAACACTTACAGCTGGAGGGAACGACATTTGATAACTTATAGTAATACCTCTAGTAATGCTTACTGTACATGATGGGATCTGcttctcaaacaaaaaaaaaaaaagtgatttcttTCTCTCAGACAGTACTATGAATTTATCGACTTCGGGGTCAGGGCTCCAAATAGCTGAAGTTTGCTTGTAGCCGACATCTGTTGGCTTTGCATGCGTCAGTAAGCTTCTCTGATAAGGTTTTGAATCAGACTTGGATGGAAGTGTAACCCTTTACCCTGCAACTGTATCAAACGTCATAATAAAGATACAAGCATGCAGTGCTAAGTGTAAGTGGGCTCACTCAAAGCTGCTAAAAGACACCATGAAATTAACTGGATAGAGCCACGCAATtgtaacatttaacatttctCCTTAAGGTTATCCTAATTGAAGACGTTCTGACAAGCAGAGTAaggggaatttttatttgtgacgCTTTCGGTCATTTGATTAGAACACCACTGCTTTCCATGTCCCATCTGACCTTTAAAGAGTGCTACgtgaggttttaaaatccattttctcaTTAGTGCCATAATCATTGTTGTCTACTTGCCTAAGTTTAGCCCTAACATTATCAATTACTTCTTGTATTGGCAGAAAATGCAACGCTCTAGATTAAAAGGTTAAACCTATGCCCTGGTATTTTCTCGTCAGATGCATACGATCTAACGTATGTGATTTCACACAGCAAGCTGAAGgtgaaatatctaaattataacAATTCTGTACAATAAGATGTGTTGAAATCCACTGTTTGGGAACATTTCATTATACAGACtaacttaaaatataaatttataaaacaaacaaacaaaaccaaaaaaaaataataacatacacaACGTGATAAGAATATCGGTTTAAATCTCCCAACTATCTCTAAATTACATCATCTAACTCGAGTTGAATGCAATGTGTGGAGCTCTAACTCTAAACCGAGCGCGTGATAACAAAATTCTGGGGACTGGAGAGCCAATATAACGAGTtactgtccatggtgctgaaattCTGTGCCGGGTTTCAGCGTTTACAACGTAATTCACAGCTCATGAAACGTCTGGAGAAAGAATTGAATAACACATAGCAACCTATATAAACCAGCATTTGCAAATGAACTgatctttaatttatttatttatgtatgtatgtatttgtgtttggTAAAGGTATGAATCGCATTTCAGTAACCAGGGCACATGAGCTAGTTATGCTTTTgtcattttcttaattttattatttgcccccccccccctagcgttgtaccccccccccccccccccccaaaaaaaaaaaaaaaaaaaaaaaaaatcaaaactatatatatatatatcctatctcTGGTGTTAATAGAATATGTAACAAAGCCCACAAAAAGAcggaaaaaaacacagcaaacacgaGGAGGCGGGGTAGTTTGATAGCATTTTCCTTTAAGATGATGTAAGAGTTTATTCCCCAGGATGGTTTCTCCTAGCATTGCTCAAGCAACAGCAACTGCTTTGCTAGACCTCAGTACCACCCTGCTCAGCTCCCAGAGTGTCAGTGGAGCTCAGCGCAGAACTCTAGCTATCTGCAGAGCCGGGCTGAACTCTAGCTATCTGCAGAGCAGGGCTGAACTCTAGCTATCTGCAGAGCAGGGCTGCCACATCTGCTGTTCCTATCACAGCCCTGGACCCGCGAGCAACATGCGTTGATTCTTTTAACACAGGATGCGCGTGGAGGTATCAAGTTTGATCAGTTTCGGAGAGAATTAAggaagtattatttatttatttatttatttttcaaggagGTATTCCATATCATTTGAATACCTAGTGTGCCATTGTTTGAAGTTATTTGGGACCAGTCGAGATCGATGTTAATGAAAACGGGATTATTTCCATTGTATGGAAGCGTCCCTGCTCAAAGACTATcttatttataaaagaaacaaaaacaaaagaaagggtttagtttttttttttttttttaacggggAATATTTAAGATCTTACAGCACTAAGGTGAGCATGTTTTATTACCTGGTTGTATGCTTTAGTGGttactgcaaatgaaaaaaaaaacgacaagagAACAAACAACTCCTGCTTTTTTAAATCctagttatttatatttataggaTTTAGCGTCTGCACACTGATGCTTTTGAGTAATCGTTTTTTACTCATTTGGTTGCTCTTGGGTGAAAATAGACATAGAACAGCTGACATCAAATTTATAGGAAACAGAACATTCATTTTCAGAATTAAACGTGAAAAAcctgtttcagtatttttcttttattgtttatcaataactttttttaaggGCAAGTAATTGATACATTGATATTTTGTGTGTGACGTcgaattcttaaaaaaaaaaaatcagacactCACAGCTGGACTAACCATTCCGTTGGACATTATTATGTTATGAACAGATCGCACACTGTTCTCTAACctagtgatctttttttttttttttttttttttaacagaataaaaaccgagtggtgtttttttttttaaaacgtgccAGATACATTTTCCCAAGTTTTCGGTGTAGACACCGGATCGAAGATTTTTGTGTGTATGACTGAAACAATGGCTTTTACTGGGAACTGTAGGACTTACCCCCCGACAAAAGAACAGGGGTCTGTTCAGAATTCTTTCTCCGATGTTATAGAGCTTAATGTGGGTGGGCAAGTCTACTTCACCCGCCACACCACTCTAATTAGCATTCCCAACTCCCTATTTGGAAAGATATTCTCCCCAAAAAAGGATCTCACCAATGACTTGCCACGGGACACCAAGGGACGATACTTCATTGACAGGGACGGGTTTTTATTTCGTTACATATTGGACTATCTCAGAGACAAGCAAGTTGTTCTCCCCGACCACTTTCCAGAAAGAGGAAGACTGAAACGAGAGGCGGAATATTTCCTGCTGCCCGGGTTGGTCAAAATCTTAACCCCCGATGACATTAAGCAAAGCCCAGATGACCTATTTCATAGTGACTTCGAGGAGGCATCGCAAGGTAGCGATCAAAGGATATGTCCACCGTCTTCATTAATGCCTGCTGATAGGAAAAATGGCTTTATTACGGTCGGGTATAGAGGGTCTTGCACCATGGGCCGAGAGAGTCAAGCTGATGCCAAGTTCCGAAGGGTACCAAGAATCTTGATTTGTGGAAGGATAGCCTTAGCCAAGGAGATCTTTGGGGATACCTTGAATGAGAGCAGGGACCCGGACAGGCCATCTGAGAAGTATACATCCAGGTTTTATCTCAAGTTCAAACACCTGGAACGAGCTTTTGACATGTTGTCAGAGTTTGGATTCCAGATGGTTGCCTGTAATTCTTCAGTGACAGCATCCTTTGTTAATCAATACACAGAAGACAAGATTTGGTCCAGCTACACAGAATATGTCTTCTACCGTAAGTCCCTGTTTTTCAATACTAATACTGATGTACATTCTggtatatatctgtgtgtgtgtgtgtgtatatgtgtgtgtgtgtgtgtgtgtgtgtgtgtgtgtgtgtgtgtgtgtgtgtttaataaccCTCTAGTCTTAATAAAACCTAGTCAACTTctaataaaatgtgatttaatgTGCAGTGCCTTATATGCACTTCTTTTATTATGAAACATAACACAAGACATGTTTCAGCCCCTGTAATGTTTCAAACTGAGTTTTAtaaaaattgactttttaaaaagtcaccacaTGGAGGCAAACTTGTCTTATCCTTCATACTGGAGCTGTAACAGATACTGTAACTGAAATAGCTTATTACCATAAAGGACAACATGGGGTTATGTAGATATAGATTAAAATCTAATACTTGTGGAATTGTTCtgatatgttattttgttttcaatgtccCATTGTACATTACAGCCATTGTACATTACAAGATTTAGATTACTGAATCAATGCAGAATCATAGACATACTGACATgagatcaatatatatatatatatatatatatatatatatatatatatatatatatgaataatatattatatatatatatatgtaacaaaacaaaacagaacagacacCTCTGttttttaacatgatttaatTTTGTTGATAGCcacatactacagtatattaattaatttagaaacacAGCTATTTTTACCACAGAAAAAAATACTCAAGGTCTACTGTGGAAGTAACACATATGTTCAAATGTATAATCAAGCGTGTTGTTCTTTTACTTTGGAGTTTTTTTTGGAGATTAATTGATGTAAAGCATTATGCTAGTATCCAAGTGTTTTCAACGCGCCCTCCTATTGTTTATTGGTTTGCATTTccaaaaaattaacaaaattagCAGTTATAACACATACGCTTCAGTCAGTATCACAGAACTGTAGTGCGCTTTCAATCacactaatgctttatgaatatggcccacaATTTGCACTGGAGTTTTATGGTGTACATTAGCCATTATggttttacattcattttaaatggtgtCCATTAGTCCTCATTGTTTatcagaaagcaaaaaaaaaaagtactagcTAGTTGCTGGTAGGTAGTTGTTTGTATTATTCCTCAAGAAAGGAAAAATGGAGCAAAACAATATTCCAGCCCCATTCCTCTCCAGCAAGCTGTGCTTAAATGTATGCCTAGTGCTCAAGGTTTACATTTGGTTGAGTTGTTACAGCCTTTCCGCAAGCATGTCAGTCTACCGTGgaggaacaccccccccccccacacaccccgcCCCTTTTACATTGATGAATGTGCAGTCTGTGTTCCCATTCTATTCTTGGCCTCTTGTTCTATTGTCTTTCTGCAAAGCCGCACAGTGTCATCTAGCTTCTTATTAGAGGCCACTCtagaagtttaaaatgtaaacggCTTTGCGTGGTTCATGCATTGAAGCCCAGAgaaatagagaataatgcatgtgtgatatgagaattgaATGCCACTCGAGAGCTTGGGTATTTATCCAAGAAGCATCCGCTCCTTACTGTtatctacagtatgtatttgtaCACCTCCTTTCTCCTGTTATTTGTGCAATTCTAGTCATTAGTAGATATCATTATTTGATATCTTGCACTAGAGAAGCAAGCAAAGTTCTCTTTCtccaaagtgttctttaagagCTGACCAGCAGAcgcaatatgaatcaatcaataaataaatatttattacttccTGACACACTTGCATCCACATATTGTCTTCTGCCTTTTCTCTCCATatccttattttttctttttctattttctttttcagtcttataagaaacattaaaaaaaatagtattttatattttgttcagtttctgggagtcactttggataaaagtgtctgttaaataattaaataataataaataaagtttgaaattAACAGactaagtaagagaaaagcaataggcaagtgtatattaataaactataataataaagtaacagaacaAACTAATGTTAGGAAACTAACTATcgaactaaattaacacagcacccctacacacgttaaaaaatggaGCAGCAGCTCTAGATGCTGCATTTGAATACCtttacaggagcaatattcaagacatgtacaaaattaattaacagactggtgaagcaactcaccagaatggaaaacaatgtttttttcaggagctcaaacaatttccaactttttgtagcaagagaaacagcgtcTCACTTTGTCGTTTGTTTCATGCCATTTTGTAGACATgcggtgcactcatggaaatcagaatacaaaacaaggcaatgaTATGACAGCGGCTCTGGTAAGATTgattaaaccaatcagtgtgccacAAGACACTATCACAATGACAAGTCaaatttgaaaagattgaataaacaatttgaatttaagtatgatgatgatgagttatgagatacaaaacaatactgcatCAGTTGGGAACAAATCACTAGCGTTGCcagaaaggtgttcttttaagtgaagttcctgttccttttgGCAAAGCATTTACAATatgaaaaatctgtttcaccacaagggtgttctcttaggagatgttcctatatgcagagactactgtatatagCACCATATGGACAATTAAAACACACTTTGATGGTAATGTCAAATATTCAGCATCAATTTCTGGGCTTTTCCACAGTGCCACAGTGCAAAATCTCTCCTGATGATTCACAAATGCTATTCAACAGACCCTGACTTTTGCATAAAATATATGTGATATAAGCCCCTCACCACCATCAAATATCATGTAATATATGACCCATTTGCAAAAGACTAGCTAACCTCAAGGTCACTCTTCCATTAAAGACCCTGGTTTAAAATGGAAAGCAAATAAGCAAAGCCTGACTCATTATAATGTTAGTCTGGAGAAGCACTTTACTGTTTTAAAGAATCGATAGTAATGAGTTGTTTAGTCTTtggaaatacacagtaaaatgaaGGACTGACAATGACACTACTGAGGAGAGAAGTGGCTTGTCATCCTTGCCCCTTCATCATAATAAACCATGGCTCTAAAGGTCAACAAATCAGTTCCCACCGGTGCCAAATAATCAATATCAACTTATCAGTATGGGTTGCAATGAACAAATCCCACACTTCAATTAATCAGTTGACATAACAGCTACCATGTACCCCCTAAGCTACCCACCCACCCCAAAAGGGTATTATACCCCTGAATTGCTGGTGTTGGTTTTTTAAGGGGAACAGTTTGTTCTAAAAATCTGTGCCTGTTTTATCCCCCTGCCATTATGAAGCAATTTACAACTTTTTAGATCAATCCAACAAGCTGTTCAAAAGTTAATTATAACAGTCAGAAGTTTTCATAGAAACAAAAATCCAAACATCCATCCAAAAGCAGTATGCACACTGCAAGCTTGTGCACTCACTAAGACCTGTCGCATGTGGCTGTGATGTATGGCATAGTTTTCTCTGCCATCCGACCAAGCTaataatatattacagtacacTAATGTCTGTTACGATATTGGTTCTACTTCATTGCAACAGGGAACATAATATACAATTTACATTAGAAACAACAAGCTCTCATTATTAACATTTTCAGGAACCAGAGCAATTGTCACACGCTAAATGAGGTATGCCTGGTAAGGTATTTTATTTCCACTGCACTTTCCCATAGGGTTATTTAAATCTGccattttattatgtttgtaaACTGGTTGCTCTTTTGCTCCTATTGCAGCTTGAACAGTGCAagggaaaaaaaccaaaaacaaaacaacaacataatttATATTTCAGTAATATATGCCTAGTAATTTCATAATTCATGTCAGTATAAGACTTTCTCATGACCTTGTCACAGACTGATCAGTATGTTCCAAGATACAAAAGATACTACCTCTGGTGCATGGCTTTTTCAGATCGGTTAAAAATCCTGTCCCTATTGTAAGCTGTTTGCGGCCTCAGGTCAACCTTGTGCTGTATAGGGTTAATATTGGATCCATTTAGACTTATTCCCAAGAGAAAGGCCTGTGCTTATGTTAAGTTTGCAGACAGACTTGTTTCTCCTATTGCTGCTagcagttttatttctgtttgttttaatgtccTACTAACTAAATATATTACAAAGGCAGGCTCACCCTTTACAGAAAAAGCTggcatgttaataaaaatataaccttGTACTAAACTAGGCAATTCATTCCAGATGAGATTTCAGCAATACAAAGGGCTTAGGAGTGGATTTCCAGGATACACAGATGTATCTGTGGGATATTGATTGACTGGTgtttaaaaaagtgatttttttccccttcagtTTTACACAATCCATACTGTAGGGACATATGATTTCATTTGTACATCATTCTTCTCctcatatacagaaaataaatatttcagaaatcTACGCTGTTGCTTGATATTTTCTCTTTACTgaatgacttctttttttttgacaacacGTTTTTAATTTTTCTCCATCCACATCTCACAAAATAGATAGTAGAATCTGTTGCCATGGAAATGGACTAACTCATGTTACAGGGGTATTGATATGGTGCCATTATCAAAATAGGGGTGAAACTTTCAGTGTAATAGGCAGCAGCAGGTCACTGTTGAATTTCTTggcataatttattttataagagCTACAAACACCAGAAGAAGGCTTAAATACAAACATCTGTAGAACATGTACAAGaatttttttaacagcagtggGTCTAAATACGGTGGCGTGGACCTTTAATGGTACCCGTTAAAGATCACTCTTCGGACCCTCTTATTAAAATcactaaatacacaaaataacaaatacaatggaaagaaaTACAACAGGTTTGGGAGCTTTAGAGGGATGGTTATAAGATCCACCACTATGAAGGTCAAATAAtccacataaaataaaataaaaataaaaacataacaacaactTTATAATGAACTTTATGGACAGATGAAAATcagccactttttaaaaattaaaatgataatgaaTCAGAAGCAATATGCATAAATAACAAAATCCATCAAACTTTCATTGAATCTTTGCCAATTAATAGTTTGGAAAGCTGCCTTGGTTACACAGAGCTACTTTTTAATCTTTCTGCACCTTGCTCTATTAACTTTGACATATTATCTTCCACTGTTTCATGTTAGTCTGCATTATGAatgtgctttttaattatttttattatgaacgAACTTGGGGGACTCAGTGAGCAGCTAAGGTAATCCTGGATATCTCCATATAGCAGAAATGATCAAACTTACAACACGTACAAAAAACATTGCTGTATATTTTTCACTGAATGAGCGCAAGATCATACAAATTTCAAAAAAATGAGGATGCATGAAGATGATGTCTGTTAGTTACAGTACAGTTTTGACTCTTAGTCAGTGAAATTGCCCATATCAACAACATGCCCAAAGTGGAATGTCCTAATTCTGTCCTCAACAACATCTAAGTGTGCTATATCACTGTGTGATGAAGGGAGTTAACAAGGGGGGGCAATGAAGGGACTGTGCCACTGTTTAGATTGACTCCATTATCTTGGTGAGTAATCTACCAGTGAGTGAACGTCAAAGATTTCATAAAAGTAGCATCTCAATTAGTATCCCACTGTTGTAGGAAGTGATCCATGACAAATTTAGCCAAAAGGGGGGTGgtgtctcatttttttttatccttctcTGTTACTGTAAAAATGGTGAAGAATACAAGATCACTTAGCTGGGAGCATTTACAAGAGGGCTAGCGTAGATGCCAAAGAACATGATCCAACCGATTTCAAAATGTTGATATGTTGATGTTGTAGAACAGGATAGAAGGAAAATCAGAAGGGACGTTATCACTGGTTGATTGATGAAGGAATAACATTTTTCCAAAATGATACCACTGATGAAAGTATAAGCCAAGCATTTGTTGACTAAAGTTTCTGATATGTTCTTTTGAGATTTTATGGTAACACATTGGTTTTGAAAGGCACTGCATAAATCAAGGATTATTGTCAATACTGTGGAAACAAGGAAGTCTTCTTACATATTTTGTGGCTGCTGACATGCCCTGTGTGCTTGTGATGGCATCACACTGCTTACAATTTCTTATGACTTGTTCAGAAAAGTCTGTATAGG is a window of Polyodon spathula isolate WHYD16114869_AA chromosome 12, ASM1765450v1, whole genome shotgun sequence DNA encoding:
- the LOC121324981 gene encoding BTB/POZ domain-containing protein KCTD16-like, which produces MTETMAFTGNCRTYPPTKEQGSVQNSFSDVIELNVGGQVYFTRHTTLISIPNSLFGKIFSPKKDLTNDLPRDTKGRYFIDRDGFLFRYILDYLRDKQVVLPDHFPERGRLKREAEYFLLPGLVKILTPDDIKQSPDDLFHSDFEEASQGSDQRICPPSSLMPADRKNGFITVGYRGSCTMGRESQADAKFRRVPRILICGRIALAKEIFGDTLNESRDPDRPSEKYTSRFYLKFKHLERAFDMLSEFGFQMVACNSSVTASFVNQYTEDKIWSSYTEYVFYRGPSQWTSPHCDCCCTTNKVDPEGESGTSFNELSTSSSESQSEASSPQETVICGPVSRQPNIQTLDRPLKKGPVQQLQQSELRRKSDLLRTLTSSSRESNISKKKPTKEKLTIEEELEKCIEDFHKIKIPDRFPDRKYMWQSDLLRKYRL